The following nucleotide sequence is from Borreliella spielmanii.
TATTCTGAAAAAGTAAATTGCTATGTAGCAGGGGGTATAAATCTAATGGACATTAAAACTTTAAAAGGCTTTAAAGATTATTTACCAAAAGATTCTTTGATTCGAATTCATATTGTTAGGCAGATATTTAGCGTTCTTAATTCTTATAATTTTGATTTAATAGATACTCCAGTTCTTGAATATTCGGATTTACTTTTAAAAAAAAGTGGGGATGAGACCGAAAAGCAAATTTATAGATTTAAAGATAATGGAGGTAGAGATGTTTCCATGCGATTTGATTTAACTGTTCCTTTTGCTAGATTTGTTGCTACAAATATTTCCGATTTGAAATTTCCTTTCAGACGCTCTCAATTTGGAAAAGTTTTTAGAGGCGAGAATTCTCAAAAAGGTAGGTACAGAGAATTTATGCAATTCGATTTTGATATAGTTGGAGAGGACAGTTTTAGAGGCGATGCTGAGATTCTTTCTGTTGTGTATTATGGACTTGAAGAGATTTTTTTAAATTTCATAGAAGGCATTAATAAAAAATTTATTATCCATTATTCCCATCTTGGTATATTAAATTCTTTTTTTGAACAGTTAGGAATTAAAGAAAAATCTCTTTTTATTTTAAGAAATATTGACAAAATAGATAAAATAGGAATTGACAAGGTTAAAGAGACTTTGCTTCTTGAGATCGAAAAAGAAGCAGTAGATTTAATCTTAAGTTTAGTGAACTTGCAAGGTACTTTTAAAGACAAAATACAAGTCTTAAAAAGCATTTTAGGTGATAATGAGTCTGTTAAGAGAGTAGAAGATGTTTTTCAGCATCTTAGTTTATTAAAAATTCAAGATTCTTTTAATTTGAATCTTAAAATATCTCGAGGGCTTGATTATTATACAGGGATTGTTTTTGAATCTGAGGTGTTTGGTAGTAATATGGGTAGTGTTTGTAGTGGGGGAAGATACGATAATTTGGTTTCTTCGTTCTCAGGCTCTACGCAAAAGGTTTCAGGAGTTGGGGGATCTTTTGGTGTTGATAGAATAAAGGATATAATTGATCTTGAAAAGTTTAGTTATGTTAAAATATTTGTTACCAAGGCCAGGTCTAAAGTTTTAATTGTAAATCTAGATAGTGCTTTGCAAAATTATTATTATGAGCTTGCTACTAGGTTTAGAAATCATGATTATTCTAAGGTTAAAAATATTTCTTGTGAAGTTTATTTTAAAAATAAAAATGGCAAAAATATTAAAGAACAAATAGAATATGCTTTAAGTAAAGAAATAAGATTTTTAGTTTTTGTTGGTCAAGAAGAATATAAAGAAAATAAAATGAAAGTAAGAGATTTGACAAAAAAAGAAGAGTTGCTGCTTTCTTTTGAAGAGTCAATAAATGTTATCAAATGCAATGAAAAGTTACTGTGTACCCCTTTTTAATCTTAAATGCTAATTGTTTTGAAAAATTTAGGCAAAGATATCAAGATTAACTTGAGTTTTTATCTATTTTTCTAATTGTGATTGCATTTAAGGTGAGTTTATTCTTTTTGTATTCTATTTGTCCAAGTATTTCAACGCTGTCTTTAAAGCCAATGTCAATATCAAAGGTTGTTTTTGTTGGAATAATTCCTGAGAGCACATTTTTGTTGTATCCTACATAAAAATCAAATTGAATTATGTTGTCTTTTTTTTCTATATTATTTACTATTCCTTCCCATTTTACATATACGTTTGAATAGATTGCTGGATCTTTTTTAATATCTTTTAAGTTTAGATATTCATTAAACTCAATAAAGTCTGGCCTTGAGATGAAACTCGCAAGATTTTTGGCTTTTAATTTTATAGATTCTGATGCATTTGAATTTAATATTTTATTTATTTCTACTCTTGCAAAATTATCTTTTCCTGTTTTTAAGTAATCTTTTATTTTTTCGAAAGAATTTTTAATTTCGTCGCTGGTTAGTATTAATATAAATTGTCCCTCGTCATTTTTTATTTTTTCTTTATTATTTATTTTAATGTCGTCAATGTAAGTTGCAATGTTGTTTAAGTTTTTGTTTATTTCTGCTTGCCAATTTGTGGATATTGTTGTTTTTTGTTTATAAAAAATAAAATAGATTGCTAAGATTGAAATTAATATAATTCCTCCAATGGCAATTATTATGATTAATTTTGTTAAATTTTTATCAGGTATTGTTTTAATTATTGGGAACAATTTCTCGTATAGGTTGCTATTTTTTAAAAAAATAGATCCTTTAACAGGATTTTTTCGAATAATTTCAAGAGACAGTTCTGATTTCTCAACTTCTTGATTTTCTTCTATCATTTTAAGCCATATTTGAATAGCTTTTTCTTCTTTGCCTTGACTTACTAAAAGTATAGCAATAGCTTGCTTTATATTTGGTTCGCTTGGGTTTAAAGTATAGGCTTTTTTAAGATATGTTTGAGCATTGCCAAGGTTTCCAATGCGAAGATAAGACATTCCTAAAACATAGTGATACAAATAGCAATTTTTGTAGAAAAAAATTTCTTTTTCTAGTAGCTTTATTGATTGTGAATATTTTTTTGAATTATAGTAAGAAATAGCCTTGTTAATAATTTTATTAGACTCCATATAGCTAGAATTTGACCCCACAATTTTCTTTTTAATATTATAATATAAGAGTTTCTTTTAAAAGAATAATAAACAGAATATTGTTATTTTGCCTTAATTTCTTGTTTGACTAAAAATTGATAAATGATATAATTATGTAAAGTGTATTGGGGGTTTTTATATATTTTTTAAAGTGGTGGGGATGTGTCATCAGAAAGAATCGTTGAATTGATTAAAGAGATTTATTTAGATTTTAGAAAAGGCAATTTTAAAGAAGCTTTAGTAAAATCCGAAGAAGCGCATTCTCTTGATTTTGATAATATTGAAATTTTGACAGCTTTGAAAAGCTCTGTGTATTGGAATGGGCAAGTTGAAAGCCTTGATAGAATAGGGCAGGATTATGAAAAGGCAGAATTTTTAATAAGAGAGTGGAATAATTTTGCAGGACGATATTTGAAAAAGATGGGTTGTAATTTTTTGCAAGGTCGTAATTCTATAAAATATTTTGTGTTTCAAACTTGTCTTTACATATATAAAAATATATACAAACTACATCCAGAAAATTTGGATCTTTTAATAAAAATTGCTAAGTCTTATAAAGGTATGGGGAATTACGAAAAAGCAATTAATGTCTTTTTGAAAATATTAGGGAATGCTAAGGAAAACTCAGATGTTGTTGCAGAGCTTGCTGATTCTTATGCGTTGATTGATGAAATTAAAGAGGCTAAAGTCTTATTTCGAGAGGCTTTTTTTATCAATCCTCAAAAGATAGATATATATTCTCTTGAGTCCGATATGATTTTAAGATTAATAGATCTTATTAAGTCTGACAGAAATATTTCAGATGATCTTATAAAAGAGTGGATTCCTGTTTACGGCTCTCTTAATGGTGTTTTCAATGTTAAAAGAGAATTAAGACCTATAGAGCTTGGACAGCTAAAGCAGTCTGTTTACAGTTTGCGCAATGAACTTAAAGAAAAGTCTTATAGATCAATAAATGAGAGTATACTACTTCCAAGGCTTATTAATAAGTATTTTTGGCTTATTGATCATTATGTAAGAATAAAAGAGGATAGAGCACGCATTGATGAGATTTTGTTATACATAAAAGAAATAGACTTAGGAATTTATCAACAGTATGTAAATTAGTTGTTTGATGCTAAAAATTGATATTAGGAGAGTTTAATGTCTAATGTTACCATAGAGAAATTAGATAGTATTTTACAAGAAGATAAGTGGACAAGAATAGTTGTTAATAATTATTCTCTTGCTAAAATAAAAGAATTGGATGATTTGATAGATAATATAATTGATGAGGGGTTAACAGAGGATGTGCTTGATATTTGTGGAAGGCATTTAAAGGATGTTAAAAAAAGCATAGCAGGTCTTTATATTTCTGGAATGCTTATATATAGCAGGCGACCTTTAAATGATATGAATTTGCTTGCAGTTATTGATTTATTTTCTCAAAACTTAAAGTGGGCTCTTGTTGAGCATATATGTAATGAAATGCTTTCTATTTCTGAGAATAAGCATGCTCTTTATACCCTTGCAAAAATATATGCCCAAAATAACGAAAATGATAAGCTTCCAAATATTTGGACTAGAATTGTTGAAGCAGATATTGATGACACTGTGTTTGTAAGACAACTTGCTACTTATTATGAAACTATTGATTTGCAAAAATCAATTTTCTATTTTAGAAAAGCTATTTATCGTTTTATTGATAAAAAACAAATGTCAGGAATCAGAGAAGTATGGGCAAAGCTTATTTATTATGTTTCGGGTGATTTTGATTCTTTTTTGCTTATTTTGCAAAAAATTGAGAAGGATCTTGGATTTAAAAAGGCTATAGTTCTTTATGAAGATTTATTTGATCATTATTCTTTAACTGATAATATTGATGAGACAATAGAAATTTTAAAAGGTATTTTAAAGCTTGACAATAAAAATCATAAGGCAAGAGAAAATTTAGTTAAATTTTTAAGAGAAAGATATAAAGATGTAAAAAATATTGAAGATTATCTTATAAAGTCTGATATTGAAAACTTAGATAAAAATTTTGTTGATGTATATTCAGATTTTGAAAAATATTTGTTTTTTGCAAAGGGTAACTTTGTTTATCACCAGACTTGGTCTGTTGGAATAGTAAAAGATGTAAATGATCACGGCATTACAGTTGATTTTGTTTCTAAAAGAGGGCATTTTATTGGCTTTGATATGGCAATGTCGGCTCTTTCTCCTCTTAATAGAGAGGATATTAGGGTATTAAAAGCTGTAACGCCCAAAGAGGAACTTGCAGATAGAGTAAAAAAAGATATTGAGTGGGCTATAAAAGTTATTATCAAAAGTTATAAAGCTATTGATTTGAAGGGAATAAAAAAAGAGCTAGTGCCAAGTTTGATGACTCAAAGTTCTTGGAATTCATGGAGCTTGAAAGCAAAGCAAATTTTAAAGGATAATCCCCATTTTGTTATGGATTCTAGTAAGCTTGATTGTTATGTATATAATGAGAGATCTTCCAATTTGAATGAAAAAATGTATGATAAATTTAAAATTGAGAAAGATTTTTATAAAAGATACGAGATATTTATAAACTATTGTAATGTTAAAGGAATTGTTAAGGATTTGCATATTGAAGAAGAGATGCTTAATTATTTTTTAATTTATGTAAACAATTTTACAAAGGTTGATCATCACGTTATAAGCTCTTACGTTATTCTTAAATCTTTAAGTAATTTTTCTGAAGAATTGTCATCAAAAGTTAATATAGAAAAAGATGTTAATTTGGAATCTTTGTTAAAGGAGTATTCAAAAGGAATAGTAGATCTTTTTGATTCAATTTTGAATGCGGAAATTAAAAAAGAATTGGTCATTTTAATTAAAAAAGAACTTGGCAATTGGATTTTGTACTATAAGGAGCTTTTTCCTCATTCTGTTAATAAGAAATTGGTTGAATCACTTTATAAAGAAGATCCTAAAGAAGTGGAAAAATTATTTAATTATGTTATAAAAAATTATAAGGTTTATAAGGATGCTTATATTTGGATTTTGAAGCACTCTAAAACCTATTCCATTGAACTGAGTTATTCAGATGCAGATCTTTTAGTCAATTTGATTAAAATTTTAACAGATAGTGTTATCAAGATTAATAATAAAAATAATTCTGTTGCAAGTAAAAGAATCTATAAAATGGTAATTAATCTTTTAGTTAAAGATGGATATCTTAAATCGGTTTTAGAGTGCTTTAGAGATGAAGAGCTTGCAAAGAGAGTTTATATGACTTGTTTTTATGTAAAAGATTTCCCTCCTAAAGATCTTTTAGAGATTAAATCTATAATAAGGCAATTATTTGATTCTGTTGAGTTTGAGGATGAAAAGATGCAGCTTGCAGGTGAGAGAATGGAAATTGGATTTTTAACTATATTAAGTTCTTTGAATAAAAAGCAAAAAGAGCTTAAGCATTTAAAGGAAGTTGAAATTCCAGAAAATTCGAAAGAAATTGGGAAAGCTCGTGAACTTGGTGATTTAAAAGAAAATGCTGAATATCATTCAGCTAAGGAAAAACAACAGTTTTTAACAAAAAGATTAAACTCCTTAATGTTGGAAATAGAGAATGCAAAAGTTATAGATACCAAAGATCTTCAAAGTTCTGTTGTTGGTTTTGGGACTAAAGTTGTCATTTTAAATGAAATTACGGGCAAAGATGAAACTTATTTAATACTTGGGCCTTGGGAATCAAATCCTGATGAGGGCATTATTTCGTATAAGTCACCTTTTGGAGAAAATTTGCTTGATTCTAAGGAAGGCGATAGTCTCAATTTTATTATAAATAATACTAATTTTAGATATTTTGTTAAGAAAATAGAACCCATAAAATTTAGCTAGGAAAAATTTAGGAATGTCAAAGTTAAAGGAAAAAAGAGAAAAAGTTACTGTTGGTATAGAGAGAGCAAATAAAGAGGAAGCTATTGAGCTTGCAAGAGTTCAAATAGAAAAGACTTTCGGAAAAGGAAGTCTTATTAAGATGGGAGAATCTCCTGTTGGAAAAGGTATAAAGAGCATGTCAAGTGGATCTATTGTATTAGATGAAGCTCTTGGTATTGGTGGGTATCCTAGGGGGCGCATAATAGAAATTTTTGGCCCTGAGTCGTCTGGCAAAACCACTTTAACCCTTCAAGCAATTGCTGAGGTGCAAAAAGAAGGAGGCATAGCTGCTTTTATTGATGCTGAGCATGCTCTTGATCCTGTTTATGCGAAAGCTTTAGGAGTTAATGTTTCAGAGCTTTGGCTTAGTCAGCCTGATACCGGAGAACAAGCTCTTGAGATTGCAGAACATTTAATCAGAAGTGGTGGTATTGATTTAATTGTAGTTGATTCTGTAGCAGCTTTGACCCCAAAATTAGAGATAGATGGAGAAATGGGAGATTCTCAGATCGGTCTTCAAGCAAGGTTAATGAGCAAGGCTCTTAGAAAGATTACAGGCATACTTTCTAAATCTAATACTTGCATTATGTTTATTAACCAAATAAGAATGAGGATTGGTATCATGTTTGGCAATCCCGAGACCACTACTGGTGGGAATGCTTTAAAGTTTTATTCATCTCTTAGACTTGAGGTTCGAAAAATTGAACAAATAACCAAATCAGGCTCAAGCGACGATGTTATTGGCAATAAGATAAGAGTTAAAATTGTAAAAAATAAGGTTGCCCCACCTTTTCGCAAAGTAGAATTGGTAATTTATTTTGGGAAAGGTATTTCTAGGGAAGCTGGTATTTTGGATTCTGCTATTAAGCATAATTTAATACAAAAGACGGGTTCTTGGTATTCATTAGGAGATAATAAGTTAGGACAGGGAAGAGAGAGTGTTATTGAGTGTCTTAGTAAAGAAGTAGAACTTGCAAATGATTTGGATAAGAGGCTTAGAGAAATAATTTTTAATAATTTTGATCAAGAAGATGTTAGTTTGATTGAATTCAAGGAAGGTGAAAGTGAATATTAGGGAAAATTTAAATGTCGGAATTAGGTAGTTACTCTATCAGCCTTGATAATTTTAAAGGTGGAATAGAGCTTTTTTTTGAATATGTTAGTATAAATAGACATGTTTTAAGAACTTTAAGTTTAAATCAAATAATTGAAGAATTTATAGTTGTTTCAAGTGACCTTAATATAAGTATTAAGGGATTGATCGATTTTTTTTATCTTGCTAATAATTTGTTTTATTGGAAAACTCAAATTTTATTCCCATTAAAGCTTGAATATAAAGATAAATCAGAGCGTAAGATTGTGGAAAGGTTAGTAGGTTATAGTAAGAATAGAGAAAGTGAAAAATTACAATTAAATCAAATAAAGAATTTTAAATTTTATGACTCAAAAATGATTGAAGATTTTATTTTTGGTAATAGTAGTAATTTTGTTAAAAATATTAATGCTATTACTAATGATAATAATAAAAAGAAAAATCTGAAAAGAAAGTCTAGTGTATTGAAAGAAAAAGTTATTAAGAAAAATTCTTTGTGTAATAAAAAATTTAAAGTTATTTGTAATAAATATGAATTGAAAATTTTTGAAAAAAAAATGAAAATTATTTCTATTTTAAATAAAGAGAGTAATGTAATTTTTGACTCTCTTTTAGATTTTAATGCTGGCAATTATTCCTTTGAGAGATTTTCTTATTTTTTGGTATCTCTTGAGTGCAAAATGCTTAATATTGTGAATTTAGGCTATCTGGATAATAAATTAGTATTGTATCGAGGTTGTAAAATTAATGATTGCACTTAAAACACCCAGAATTCATGTGTTTTTAGCTGAAAAGGGGGTAGGCTCAAGAAGATTTTGCGAAGAGTTGATAAGGAAGAAGCTTGTAAGAGTTAATGGTTCTATTGCCAAGCTCGGGGATAAGGTCACTTTAGGGGATAGAATAATTTATAAGAAACAGGTTTATCTTTTTAAAGATTTTCAAAGTAAGGATAGAGTTTATTTAGCTCTTAATAAGCCTAAAAATTATTTATGTTCGAATTTTGATGCTAATGGGAGAAAGTTAGCAATATCTTTGGTTCAGCCTTTATTTAAAGAGCGTGTATTCTCAATTGGTAGGCTTGATTTTAAAAGTTCTGGACTATTATTATTCACTAATGATGGCAAATTTGCAAACGATATTATTCATCCAAGGCTAAAAGTTGAAAGAGAATATATTATAGAATCAAAAAAAGATATTGATGAAAATTTACTTATTTCTTTTAAGTCAGGTATAAAGATAAAAAAAGAATTTTTTAAATTAAAATCTTATGAAATTTTAAATAAAAATTCTGCCAGATTGATTTTAGACGAAGGGAAAAATAGAGAGATAAGAAAAGTATTCTTAAGCAAGAGTGTTTTTTTAAAAAAAATTCATAGAATTAGAATTGGCAATATTAATTTAGATAGTTTAAAGGAAGGTCAAGTTAAAATTATTCCTTTGGTTAAGATAAATAGGTTGAAATCTATGCTGGAGAGGTTAAATGATAATAGCAATTGATGGACCTTCAGCATCAGGAAAAAGTTCAATTGCAAGAGAGCTTAGTGTAAAATTGGGTTTTAAATTTATCAGTTCTGGGTATCTTTATAGAATAATAACTTTAATTGCCCAAAGATCTCTTATGAGTAGCTGCGATTTTATTAATGAGAGTAGACTTTTAAATTTGGTTCTTGAGAATGATATAAGTTTTAATGATTCTAGCTTTTTGCTTAATGGAGAGGATGTTGAAAATCAAATTTTAAACGATAAGATTGATTTTCAGGTTTCTTTTTATTCTTCTTATATTGGAATAAGAAATTTTGTGAATAAAAAATTAAGAGAGGTTGTTAAATTTAGCGATGATAATTATATAATAGAAGGTAGAGATATTACTACTATTGTTTTTCCAGAGTCCGAATTTAAAATATATCTGGATGCTTCTGTTAAAGTTCGAGCCTTAAGGCGATATAAACAAAGAAATGGAAATGAGACTTTAGAAGAATTAGAGCGCACTCTTAAAATAAGAGACGATGTTGACAAGAATAAACAATATGGTAAGTTGAAATTATCAAAAGGGGTTTTTTACCTTGATACAAGCTATAAAGGATTAGACGATGTATGTAA
It contains:
- the hisS gene encoding histidine--tRNA ligase, yielding MDIKTLKGFKDYLPKDSLIRIHIVRQIFSVLNSYNFDLIDTPVLEYSDLLLKKSGDETEKQIYRFKDNGGRDVSMRFDLTVPFARFVATNISDLKFPFRRSQFGKVFRGENSQKGRYREFMQFDFDIVGEDSFRGDAEILSVVYYGLEEIFLNFIEGINKKFIIHYSHLGILNSFFEQLGIKEKSLFILRNIDKIDKIGIDKVKETLLLEIEKEAVDLILSLVNLQGTFKDKIQVLKSILGDNESVKRVEDVFQHLSLLKIQDSFNLNLKISRGLDYYTGIVFESEVFGSNMGSVCSGGRYDNLVSSFSGSTQKVSGVGGSFGVDRIKDIIDLEKFSYVKIFVTKARSKVLIVNLDSALQNYYYELATRFRNHDYSKVKNISCEVYFKNKNGKNIKEQIEYALSKEIRFLVFVGQEEYKENKMKVRDLTKKEELLLSFEESINVIKCNEKLLCTPF
- a CDS encoding tetratricopeptide repeat protein → MESNKIINKAISYYNSKKYSQSIKLLEKEIFFYKNCYLYHYVLGMSYLRIGNLGNAQTYLKKAYTLNPSEPNIKQAIAILLVSQGKEEKAIQIWLKMIEENQEVEKSELSLEIIRKNPVKGSIFLKNSNLYEKLFPIIKTIPDKNLTKLIIIIAIGGIILISILAIYFIFYKQKTTISTNWQAEINKNLNNIATYIDDIKINNKEKIKNDEGQFILILTSDEIKNSFEKIKDYLKTGKDNFARVEINKILNSNASESIKLKAKNLASFISRPDFIEFNEYLNLKDIKKDPAIYSNVYVKWEGIVNNIEKKDNIIQFDFYVGYNKNVLSGIIPTKTTFDIDIGFKDSVEILGQIEYKKNKLTLNAITIRKIDKNSS
- a CDS encoding tetratricopeptide repeat protein produces the protein MSSERIVELIKEIYLDFRKGNFKEALVKSEEAHSLDFDNIEILTALKSSVYWNGQVESLDRIGQDYEKAEFLIREWNNFAGRYLKKMGCNFLQGRNSIKYFVFQTCLYIYKNIYKLHPENLDLLIKIAKSYKGMGNYEKAINVFLKILGNAKENSDVVAELADSYALIDEIKEAKVLFREAFFINPQKIDIYSLESDMILRLIDLIKSDRNISDDLIKEWIPVYGSLNGVFNVKRELRPIELGQLKQSVYSLRNELKEKSYRSINESILLPRLINKYFWLIDHYVRIKEDRARIDEILLYIKEIDLGIYQQYVN
- the greA gene encoding transcription elongation factor GreA — protein: MSNVTIEKLDSILQEDKWTRIVVNNYSLAKIKELDDLIDNIIDEGLTEDVLDICGRHLKDVKKSIAGLYISGMLIYSRRPLNDMNLLAVIDLFSQNLKWALVEHICNEMLSISENKHALYTLAKIYAQNNENDKLPNIWTRIVEADIDDTVFVRQLATYYETIDLQKSIFYFRKAIYRFIDKKQMSGIREVWAKLIYYVSGDFDSFLLILQKIEKDLGFKKAIVLYEDLFDHYSLTDNIDETIEILKGILKLDNKNHKARENLVKFLRERYKDVKNIEDYLIKSDIENLDKNFVDVYSDFEKYLFFAKGNFVYHQTWSVGIVKDVNDHGITVDFVSKRGHFIGFDMAMSALSPLNREDIRVLKAVTPKEELADRVKKDIEWAIKVIIKSYKAIDLKGIKKELVPSLMTQSSWNSWSLKAKQILKDNPHFVMDSSKLDCYVYNERSSNLNEKMYDKFKIEKDFYKRYEIFINYCNVKGIVKDLHIEEEMLNYFLIYVNNFTKVDHHVISSYVILKSLSNFSEELSSKVNIEKDVNLESLLKEYSKGIVDLFDSILNAEIKKELVILIKKELGNWILYYKELFPHSVNKKLVESLYKEDPKEVEKLFNYVIKNYKVYKDAYIWILKHSKTYSIELSYSDADLLVNLIKILTDSVIKINNKNNSVASKRIYKMVINLLVKDGYLKSVLECFRDEELAKRVYMTCFYVKDFPPKDLLEIKSIIRQLFDSVEFEDEKMQLAGERMEIGFLTILSSLNKKQKELKHLKEVEIPENSKEIGKARELGDLKENAEYHSAKEKQQFLTKRLNSLMLEIENAKVIDTKDLQSSVVGFGTKVVILNEITGKDETYLILGPWESNPDEGIISYKSPFGENLLDSKEGDSLNFIINNTNFRYFVKKIEPIKFS
- the recA gene encoding recombinase RecA, whose amino-acid sequence is MSKLKEKREKVTVGIERANKEEAIELARVQIEKTFGKGSLIKMGESPVGKGIKSMSSGSIVLDEALGIGGYPRGRIIEIFGPESSGKTTLTLQAIAEVQKEGGIAAFIDAEHALDPVYAKALGVNVSELWLSQPDTGEQALEIAEHLIRSGGIDLIVVDSVAALTPKLEIDGEMGDSQIGLQARLMSKALRKITGILSKSNTCIMFINQIRMRIGIMFGNPETTTGGNALKFYSSLRLEVRKIEQITKSGSSDDVIGNKIRVKIVKNKVAPPFRKVELVIYFGKGISREAGILDSAIKHNLIQKTGSWYSLGDNKLGQGRESVIECLSKEVELANDLDKRLREIIFNNFDQEDVSLIEFKEGESEY
- a CDS encoding pseudouridine synthase → MIALKTPRIHVFLAEKGVGSRRFCEELIRKKLVRVNGSIAKLGDKVTLGDRIIYKKQVYLFKDFQSKDRVYLALNKPKNYLCSNFDANGRKLAISLVQPLFKERVFSIGRLDFKSSGLLLFTNDGKFANDIIHPRLKVEREYIIESKKDIDENLLISFKSGIKIKKEFFKLKSYEILNKNSARLILDEGKNREIRKVFLSKSVFLKKIHRIRIGNINLDSLKEGQVKIIPLVKINRLKSMLERLNDNSN
- the cmk gene encoding (d)CMP kinase; this encodes MIIAIDGPSASGKSSIARELSVKLGFKFISSGYLYRIITLIAQRSLMSSCDFINESRLLNLVLENDISFNDSSFLLNGEDVENQILNDKIDFQVSFYSSYIGIRNFVNKKLREVVKFSDDNYIIEGRDITTIVFPESEFKIYLDASVKVRALRRYKQRNGNETLEELERTLKIRDDVDKNKQYGKLKLSKGVFYLDTSYKGLDDVCNIIIEKFNLKKVRER